A stretch of DNA from Mycobacterium senriense:
CCGGTCTCCTAAGCGGGGTTGCGCAGCACACTCCAGGCCGCGAGCTTGGCGCCCGGCCGCACCGCGTGGGCAGGACTGGTCGACGGCAACCGCTGATACCGGATCCGATCGGGTGCCGACGCCAGTCGGCGGAACAGGTCGGCGGCCTTGGCGCCGTTGAAGTACACCGCCGTGATGGTGGGGTAGTGCTCGAATAAATACCCAAAATCGTTGACCGACAGATTCTTTGGCTCAATCGCCGAGTCGGAGCTGCCGACCCGGCGGCACGCCTTCAGCACGTCCCAGAGGGCGACGCCATGGGACCGCAGTGCCGCGAGCCGCTCGTCGTAGGGTGCGGCCGCATCGAAGCCGAACAGCTCACCGGTGATCGACCAGAAGGCATTGCGGGGATTAGCGTAGTACTGACCCGCCACCAGCGACCGTGCACTGGGAAACGAGCCGAGAATCAGCGTCCTGGCGCGTTCATCGACGACGGGCGGGAATCCCCGCAGCAGCGGCGTGCTCATCACCCCACATCATGGCTCGCCCGCGTTGTACGTTGGCGACGTGCAGGACGGGGCCGACCACGACATCGACGATCTGCTCGAGGGGCTCGAGGGCAGCGCGCGCACCGAGCGCGCCGAGCTGGTGGAGTGGCTGCTCGAGCAGGGCATCACCACCGAGGAGATCCGGACCACCAATCCGCCCCTGTTGCTGGCCACCCGCCACCTCATCGGCGATGACGGCAGCTACGTGTCCACCCGCGAGATCAGCGAGGCCCACGGCATCGACCTGGACCTGTTGCAGCGCGTGCAGCGCGCGATCGGTCTGGTTCGGGTGGACGACCCCGAAGCGGTCGTGCACATGCGCGCCGACGGTGAAGCCGCCGCCTTTTCCCAGCGATTCGTGGAACTCGGGCTGGATCCCGAACAGGTTGTTCTCGTGGTGCGGGTGCTCGCCGAAGGTCTGTCGCGGGCCGCCGAAGTCATGCGCTACACGGCGCTTTCGGCGATCATGCGACCGGGTAACAGCGAGCTCGAAATCGCCAAGGCTTCAAAGGCTTTGGTTGGCGAGATCGCGCCCATGCTCGGGCCGATGATCGAGCATATGTTGTTTATGCAGCTGCGCCACATGATGGAGACCGAGGCGATCAATGCCGCGGAGCGGGCGGCCGGCAGGCCACTCCCGGGGGCGCGCCAGATCACCGTTGCCTTCGCGGACCTGGTCGGCTTCACGAAGATCGGCGAGGCGGTGTCGCCCGAGGAGCTGGGGCACCTGGCCAACCGGCTGGCCATCCTCGCCCGGGACATGACCGTGCCCCCGGTGCGATTCATCAAGACCATCGGGGATGCGGTGATGTTCGTCTGCCCTGATCCGCTGCCGTTGCTCGACGTCATCGTCAAACTCGTCGAAGCCGTCGACACCGACAACGACTTTCCCCGGTTGCGAGCGGGGGTGGCGTCCGGCATGGCGGTGAGCCGGGCCGGTGATTGGTTCGGCAGCCCGGTCAACGTCGCAAGCCGCGTCACCAACGTGGCGCGCCCCGGAACGGTCCTGGTCGCGGAGTCGGTCTGGGACGTCATCGGCGACCAGGGTGAATTCTCCGGATCGTTCGCCGGTGCACGTCGCCTCAAAGGCATCAAGAGCGAGGTGAAGCTCTTTCGCGTCCGGCGGGGCGACGGCGATTGACGGCCAGCGGCCCCGGGAAGAAGCAGGGCCCCGGCACATGGGCAGGCCCGGCGCGACTCTAGGGGGCGTCTGACTCCGTCTTATGCGTGTCCTACGCGGCCGGATTCCTACCCCATGTTCCGGCACTTCGAATTGATCGCTTCCGGGCCTGCTTCGCTAACCAAAGTACGCCGACGAACCGCCCAGATCAACGGTTTTCCTTGTTGGCCGGAGTCCTCGATGCTGTGCGCCGGCGGCCGCAGCCGTCGGGAGGTTGCCCCGCGTCGGCCCGTCGTTTCGCTGCCGGTGAAAGGCCGTTCCCTTAGATCTGTAACGGTGTAATCATGTAATCATGAAAGCTCATCACACACAAAGGCGCTACGGCCGCCCGGGGGGCTGGCACCAAGCCCAGCAACCCGACGCCAGCGACGCCGCGGAATGGTTCGCGGGTCGTCTTCCGGAGAACTGGTTCGAGGGTGATCCGACGGTGATCGTCGACCGCGAAGAGATCACCGTCGTCGGCAAGCTTCCGGAGGCGGCGAGCCCGGAAGGCGAAGCCAGCGAGGCCCGCGCGGCCGGGCGAGCGTCGCGGTTCCGCGAAGACACCCGGTCGGAGCGGATGCACATCGCCGACGAAGCGCAGGATCGCTACGGACGCAAGGTGTCCTGGGGCGTCGAAGTCGGCTCCACGGCCGGCACCGAGCGAATTCTGTTCACCCACATCGCCGTACCGGTCATGACGCGGCTGAAGCAACCCGAACGTCAGGTGCTCGACACGTTGGTCGATGCCGGGGTCGCCCGATCCCGCGCCGACGCGCTGGCGTGGTCGGTGAAGCTGGTCGGCGAACACGCCGAGGAGTGGCTGGCCAAGTTGCGGGGCGCGATGTCCGCGGTCGACGACCTACGCGCGCAGGGGCCCGATCTTCAGTCGTGACAAGGCCTTAACGGTCCCGCCGGTCAGCCTTCCGGCTTCTCGCTGTCGATTTTGCCGGTGATCTTGCCGGCGATCTGGCCACCCTGATCGCTGATGTGGTACCCGCACGCGTTGATGTCGACGACCACGTTGTTGGCCACGTTGAGCGCGCGCTGGCATTCCCAGCCGTCGGCGCCTTCCTGGGTGTCCCTCAGCGTCACCCTCGGCGGGCTGCCCTGAAGCTGGGCGAACGTCCAGCGATAGGTTTTGCCCTTGTTGGTCACGGTCACCGTCTTGCCTGCGCAGCCCCTCCACTTCTCCGCCGAGATCCGCACGAAGTTCTTGGCCCTGTCGGCGGACGGGAAGAGCGCGACGGCCTGGTTGACCCAGTGGTCGTAATTGTCGCCCGCCTCCGAGGACACCAGTCCGCTGACCGCCGAGTAGCCGCTGCCCGCGTAGACCGGATCCTGCGTGGTGTAGAGCGCGCCCTGGCAGTCCGGCGCGGACACGGTCACCGAGGAGCTGTCCGTCGACGTGATCGGTTTGCCCGGCTGCATCGACGACGAGCCCATCGCAGCGTTGATGTCGGCCGGACTGAGCAGTAGGCCGCTGAGGCGCTCGGGCCCCAGCGGAGCGGCCCGCGGCGGTTCCGGCTTGGGCCGCACGACCAGCCAGATGGCCACCGCGCTCGCGACGAGGACGAGCACCACGGCGGCCGCGGCAGTGATGGGCCAGGCATTGCGGTGCGGCGTGGGCGGGGGCGGACCCCAGGGCATGAACTGTGGCGGGCCGCCCCAGTTGGCGTTGCCGCCTTGGTAATACGGCGGCGGGGTGTTGAACGGGGGCTGGTACGGGTCACTCATTCCTCGTCCTTCCAACCCAACCCCTAGCCTGTCGGCCTCGTTCGAGACTTTGCGGACAGACACACGATTGCCACCCGTGACAGGGCAATCATGACGGTAAGCGCGCGGGCGGTCCCACCGCACGATAACGGGAACAATTGCGGTGCGGGTCAACGCGCGGCCGGGTTGCCGAAGGTCGTGGCTAGACCTCGTCGTTGCCGTCAGCGGCGATCTGGAAGGTGAATTCGTGGTCGCAGATCCGGATGCGGTCGCCGTCCTGCAAGGTGGCCGCCGCGCGGATTCGTTGGTCCTGCACGTGCACGCCGTTCGAGGACCGTAGGTCGTCGATGATGTAGCCGGTTCCGGTGTCGACGATGACGGCATGGTGGCGGCTGACTTTGGGCGAGTCGAGGACGATGTCGTTGTCGCTAAGCCGCCCAATCGTTGTCGACCCTTGCAGCGGATAACTGCGCCCGGTCACCTCGTGCAGATAGGCGACCACTTTCTTGTCGGACGTGTACTGCTCCAGCACGGTGATTGCGACCGCCGCGGTCGTCATGGCGTTCTTCTTGGCGTCCAGCGGTTCCTGGCGCAGGATCCGGTCATTGAGGGCGCGCAGGTTCTGGCCCGGGTCGATCCCGAGGTCATCGGCCAACGACGTCTGCACGCGGCGGTAGGCCGCCAGCGCGTCGGATTGACGGTCGGTGAGGTAGTAGGCGGTCATCAACTGAGCCCACAGCTGTTCGCGGTAAGGATGTTCGGCCGTCAGCGCTTCGAGCTCGGTGATCACGGTAAATGCACGTCCGCAGGCGATTTCGGCCTCGGCCTGCGCCGTGTGGGCCAGGATCTTCTCCTCGACGAGGGAAGTGGTGAAGGCCTCGACGAATCGGAAGTCTTCCAGGTCCTCGAGCACCGGTCCGCGCCATTCGGCCAAAGCCGCAGACAGGTGCTGGCTGGCCTGTTCGAAGCGTCCCGCGGCCGCGGCGTGCACGCCGGCGGTCTTTTCGGCGATGAAGCGGCCGAGATCGCAAGTGTCATCTGGGATGTTGAGCCGATACCCGGGCGGCGCCGCGACCAGTACCGTGCGCGGGTCCACGCCGGCGCCGGTCAGCAGCTTGCGCAGGTTGGACACGTAGGAGTGAATGCTGGCCCGCGCTCCCGACGGCGGCGACTCGTCCCACAGTGCGGTGATAAGCCGGTCGACGCCGACCGGGCTGTTGCGGTTCATCAGCAGCAGGGCCAGCACCGCTCGCTGTTTGGGCGTGCCGAGCGGCACCAGGGCACCGTCAACGCTCATCTCCAACGGCCCGAGCAGACCGAATTCGAGACGTTTGTCCGCCATCGGGCCTACCAGCCTTTCCGCGTCCGCGGCGTCGGATGCCATGAGGTCACAGTTGTGATTGTGACGCCAACCGGGCGGATTCGTTGACAATCCCGACAAACCGTCGAGCTCCGACGGCATGTCGTCGAATTCATCGGCACGCTTAAGCACGGTCCAGCGCTGTCGGATGACTGAAATGTGTTCGTACCCAGCGCGATAGTGGATGCCCCGCACGAATTGGATTGCATCGTCGCGACATACCCGCGGCGCGCAAGCCCGCGGGCGTTGCGCGTCGCGTGAGGCGAATCGTCGTCGGTTCAGGTGGTGAGGACCATCAACTCGTTGCTGGTGTCCCACGACTCGACGAAGAGCTGGACGGGAATCTGCTCGTTGCGGCCTTCCGGGGTGCCGCTGTCGTTGAGGTGAACCATGCCGGCGACGGTGTCCACGCCGGTCACCACCACGGCGTGATTGGACTCCGGTCGGCCGTTCTTGTCCTTCTGTTCGACGGGCTGGTGCCAGATGAGTTCGGCGTTGAGGCTGACGATCACCTTGTGCCCGGCGGCCAGTGCTCGCTCGAGCCCAACCATTCCCGACGGGGTGCCGGTCTGCGCGGCGTCGTCCTTATCGCCGGCGACGGCGCCGATCTTGTACTGGGCCAGCAATTGGGGGATGTCCGTGGTGTTTGCTCCCGGACCCGACTCCGGGTTGCTGCTGGCGGCGGGCTTGGTGTAGATCGGGCCGGGGTGGGCGACGCTGGGCGTCGACTGGGCCTTTTCGATGATGTCGTGCTCCGATGGCTGCACGCCGGTGATCTCGCCGATGACGTCGGCGCTCGACATGAGCACGCAGTCGTCGTACTGCTGCTGGCGCCAGAACTGGGCAGCGGTGGCCGGGTCGCCGTAGGTGAGCTGGGAAGCCGCGGCGCCGGCCGGGGCCGCCAGGCCGAGCGCGACCGCGGCGGCGGCCAGCGCGAAGGTGAGGGTCTTGGCGATGTTGGCGGTCTTCACGGTGGGCCTCTTCTCGTGTGCTCGCTGTCTGTTGAGAAGAGCTTCGGATGTCCGCCTTTTGGACTTCTCTACGAATTCTTGGAGCCGCCTGGCGTGCGGTTGGCTCCAGCCGCCGATTGGGGATCCCGGTTACCCGGAATCCCCCATCGTTGGTCGTTGGAGGCTAGGCGGGCTGCCCGGAGAATTGCGGGCAGTAGGCGTTGGTCGCCGCGAGCACCACGCTGGCCGCCTGCGGGGGAGTCAGATTGGTGTGGCGGAAGATCTGGACGGTGACGGCCATCGGGGTCTGGCCGGCGGCGAGGTCAGTGCATACCTGGTGGCCCGCTCGCACGGCATCTTGCGTCGACGGGAAAGTGACGCCGAGGCTTTGCATCTGGCCCAGGAACGCCTGATCGGCGGTCTGCACGGAGCTCGCTGCGGCGGTGCCGGCAAAGCCAACGGCGGCAAGCCCGATGGCGGCGGTGCCGATGGCGGTGGTGGCCATTGTGATGATGCGGTGGGAGAACATTGCTGCCACGCCTTTCAGGTGCGTTACTGGGTAGGACGATCCCAGCGTCGCGTTTGTTCCTTGGTGTCTTCTCAATAACTTCTTGGTAGCGATCGCGGCCGCTTATCAATGTGCCCGCCAGACGCCGCGTTACGCCTGTGTCATCTCGTAATACGTGCCGCGCTGGGCGAGTAGTTCAGTGTGATTGCCTTGCTCGACGATCCGGCCGGCCTCGACCACCAAAATCCGGTCGGCATCGCGGATCGTCGAAAGGCGATGCGCGATAATAAAACTCGTGCGGTCGCGGCGCAGTTCGCACATCGCGTGCTGGATCAGGACTTCGGTGCGGGTATCGACCGAACTGGTCGCCTCGTCGAGGATCAACAACTGCGGGCGGGCAAGGAATGCGCGTGCGATGGTGATCAGCTGCTTTTCGCCGGCGCTGATGTTGCCTCCGTCACCGCTGACTCGGGTCTGGTAGCCGGCCGGCAACGTCCGCGCGAAACGATCGACGTAGGCGGCCCTGGCGGCCTCGAGCACCTCGTCCGCACCGGCGTCAGGACGCCCATAGGCGATGTTCTCCGCGATGGTCCCGTCGAAGAGCCAGGTGTCCTGCAGCACCATGCCGATTCGCGACCGCAGCGACCGGCGGTCCATCGTGGTGATGTCGACCCCGTCGAGCAGGATCTGGCCCGCGTCGACGTCATAGAACCGCATCAGCAGGTTCACCAGCGTGGTCTTGCCCGCGCCGGTCGGCCCGACGATCGCCACAGTGCTGCCCGGTTCGGCCACAAAGGACAGGTCGTCGATCACCGGGGTGCCAGGGCGGTAGGCGAAGCTCACGTGCGCGAATTCGACGCGTCCACCCGGGCCCGCGCCGGCCGCGCCGATTTGGGCGGGGGACGGGGGATCCGGCGATTCCTCGGGCTCGTCGAGCAGCGTGAAGACACGCTCGGCGCTGGCCGCCCCGGACTGCAGGGTGTTGTACATCCCGGCCAGTTGGCTCAGCGGTGAGTTGAACTGCCGCACATACTGAATGAACGCCTGGATGTTGCCCAGGGTGATGTGGCCGGTGGCCACCTGCAGGCCGCCGACCACGGCGACGGCGACGTAGCCGAGGTTGCCGATGAAGGTGGTCGCCGGCGCCACCAGCCCGGAGAAGAATTGCGCGCCGAAGCTGGCGTGGTAGACGTCGTCGTTGAGGGTGCGGAAATGCTCGCGCGCCGCGGCCTGGTGGCCGAACGTCGTGACCACCGTGAAACCGCTGTAGGTCTCCTCGATATGGGCGTTGAGGCGGCCGATGCTGGTCCACTGGGCGACGAACAGCCGCTGGGAACGACGCGCTATCGCCCGGGTCGCCAGCAGGGACAACGGCACCGTCAGCACGGTGATCAGAACCAGCAGCGGCGAGATCGACAGCATCATCGCCAGCACCGCCACCACTGTCAGAACCGATGTCAGCAGCTGGCTGATCGTCATCGACAGCGACGATTGGATGTTGTCGATATCGTTGGTGACGCGGCTCAGCAGTTCACCACGCTGGCGGCCGTCGAAGTAGGACAACGGCAGCCGGTGGATCTTGTCCTCGACGTCGGAACGCAGCGCCACCATGGTGCGCTGCACGGTGACGTTGAGCAGCCGGGCCTGCCCCCAAATCAGCAGCGCAGAAACGAGATACAGCGCCAGTGCCAGCGTGAGCGTCCGTGCGACAGCCGCAAAGTCCACGCCGTGGCCCGGCACCACATTCATCCCGGACAGCAGGTCGGCGAAGGTATTGGCTCCTCTGCCGCGTGCCGCGGCGACGGCCTGCGCCTTGGTGATTCCGGCGGGGAGCTGGCGCCCGACCACACCGTTGAACAGTAAATCGGTGGCATGCCCCAGGATCCGCGGGACGACCACCCCGATTGCGGTGCCGGTGATCCCCAAGGTGATCACCGCGGCGCAGAGTCGTCGTTGCGGCGCGAGCTGTTTCACCAACCGGGCGGCCGAGCCCCAGAAGTCGCGGGGACGGGTGGCGGGAGCGGGCCGGCCGCCCGCCTTGGTGGTCGCGCGGGTCACGGCGTGCCCCCGACTCGACCAGTGCGCACGGCGTCGACCGACTGCGAGTCGGCGAATTCGGCGTAGGTGGCGCAATCGGCCAGCAGCGATTCGTGCGTGCCCGCGCCCACCAGATTCCCGTTGTCGATCACGATCACCTGGTCGGCCTTCGCTGCGATCGAGATACGTTGTGTGACAACGATGACGGTGGCGTCACTGGACATTTCCTGCAGCGACGCGCGCACCCGCGCGTCCGTACGGGCGTCGAGCGCGCCGAACGAGTCGTCGAACAAATAGATGGCCGGGCGGCGGATGACCGCCCTGGCGATGGCTAGTCGCTGCCGCTGGCCGCCGGAGAAGTTGATACCGCCCTGGGCCACCCGCATGCACAGCCCGTCGTCGTGGGCCCGCACGAAATCGTCGGCGGCCGCCACCCGCAACGCTTCCCACATCTGTTCGTCGGTGACCTCTTGGTGGGGGGCGGCGCCGTAGCGCAGGTTGTCCGCGATGGTCCCGGAGAACAGGTAGCCGCGCTGGGGAACCAGCCCCATCGCCGACCACAACCGCTCGGTCTGATAATCGCGGACGTCGATGCCGTCGACCGAGACCGTGCCGCCGGTCACGTCGTAGAGCCGGCAGATCAGCGAGACCAGCGTCGACTTGCCCGAACCGGTGCTGCCGACGATGGCGGTGGTGGTTCCGGGCAGCGCGGTGAGCGAAATGCTCTGCAGCACTGGGCGATCGGCGCCGGGGTAGGTGAACGTCGCGTTTTGCAGACGCACCGTCCCGGTGATAGCGCTGCGCGGGGACCGCGGATTCGCGGGGTCGGTGACGGCGGGGTGGGTGGCGAGCACCTCGGTGATCCGTTCGGCGCAGACGGAGGCCCGCGGCAACACCACCAACGTCATCGTCGCCATCAACACCGCCATCAGAATCTGGGTGAAGTAGGCCAGGAAGGCGGTGAGCGAACCCACCTGCATCTGGCCGCGGTCGATGCGCAACCCGCCGAACCAGATCAGGGCGACGCTGGACACGTTGATGGTCAGCGTGGTCACCGGCAGCATCAACGCCTGCCAGTTGCCGGCGGTCAGTGCGGTATTCGACAGCGCGGTGCTGGCGCGAGCGAATCGGTCACGCTCGAAATCTTCCCGGGCGAACGCACGGACGACCCGCACGCCGGACAGCTGGTCACGCATCACCCGGTTGATGCCGTCGATCAGGCCCTGCATCCGGCGGAACAGGGGCAGCATGTGCGACATCACCCAGTAGTTGGCCGCCGCCATGATCGGCACGCTGACCAACAGCAGCCACGTCAGCGCGGCC
This window harbors:
- a CDS encoding DNA-deoxyinosine glycosylase encodes the protein MSTPLLRGFPPVVDERARTLILGSFPSARSLVAGQYYANPRNAFWSITGELFGFDAAAPYDERLAALRSHGVALWDVLKACRRVGSSDSAIEPKNLSVNDFGYLFEHYPTITAVYFNGAKAADLFRRLASAPDRIRYQRLPSTSPAHAVRPGAKLAAWSVLRNPA
- a CDS encoding adenylate/guanylate cyclase domain-containing protein encodes the protein MQDGADHDIDDLLEGLEGSARTERAELVEWLLEQGITTEEIRTTNPPLLLATRHLIGDDGSYVSTREISEAHGIDLDLLQRVQRAIGLVRVDDPEAVVHMRADGEAAAFSQRFVELGLDPEQVVLVVRVLAEGLSRAAEVMRYTALSAIMRPGNSELEIAKASKALVGEIAPMLGPMIEHMLFMQLRHMMETEAINAAERAAGRPLPGARQITVAFADLVGFTKIGEAVSPEELGHLANRLAILARDMTVPPVRFIKTIGDAVMFVCPDPLPLLDVIVKLVEAVDTDNDFPRLRAGVASGMAVSRAGDWFGSPVNVASRVTNVARPGTVLVAESVWDVIGDQGEFSGSFAGARRLKGIKSEVKLFRVRRGDGD
- a CDS encoding BTAD domain-containing putative transcriptional regulator, producing the protein MADKRLEFGLLGPLEMSVDGALVPLGTPKQRAVLALLLMNRNSPVGVDRLITALWDESPPSGARASIHSYVSNLRKLLTGAGVDPRTVLVAAPPGYRLNIPDDTCDLGRFIAEKTAGVHAAAAGRFEQASQHLSAALAEWRGPVLEDLEDFRFVEAFTTSLVEEKILAHTAQAEAEIACGRAFTVITELEALTAEHPYREQLWAQLMTAYYLTDRQSDALAAYRRVQTSLADDLGIDPGQNLRALNDRILRQEPLDAKKNAMTTAAVAITVLEQYTSDKKVVAYLHEVTGRSYPLQGSTTIGRLSDNDIVLDSPKVSRHHAVIVDTGTGYIIDDLRSSNGVHVQDQRIRAAATLQDGDRIRICDHEFTFQIAADGNDEV
- a CDS encoding DUF732 domain-containing protein produces the protein MFSHRIITMATTAIGTAAIGLAAVGFAGTAAASSVQTADQAFLGQMQSLGVTFPSTQDAVRAGHQVCTDLAAGQTPMAVTVQIFRHTNLTPPQAASVVLAATNAYCPQFSGQPA
- a CDS encoding ABC transporter ATP-binding protein gives rise to the protein MTRATTKAGGRPAPATRPRDFWGSAARLVKQLAPQRRLCAAVITLGITGTAIGVVVPRILGHATDLLFNGVVGRQLPAGITKAQAVAAARGRGANTFADLLSGMNVVPGHGVDFAAVARTLTLALALYLVSALLIWGQARLLNVTVQRTMVALRSDVEDKIHRLPLSYFDGRQRGELLSRVTNDIDNIQSSLSMTISQLLTSVLTVVAVLAMMLSISPLLVLITVLTVPLSLLATRAIARRSQRLFVAQWTSIGRLNAHIEETYSGFTVVTTFGHQAAAREHFRTLNDDVYHASFGAQFFSGLVAPATTFIGNLGYVAVAVVGGLQVATGHITLGNIQAFIQYVRQFNSPLSQLAGMYNTLQSGAASAERVFTLLDEPEESPDPPSPAQIGAAGAGPGGRVEFAHVSFAYRPGTPVIDDLSFVAEPGSTVAIVGPTGAGKTTLVNLLMRFYDVDAGQILLDGVDITTMDRRSLRSRIGMVLQDTWLFDGTIAENIAYGRPDAGADEVLEAARAAYVDRFARTLPAGYQTRVSGDGGNISAGEKQLITIARAFLARPQLLILDEATSSVDTRTEVLIQHAMCELRRDRTSFIIAHRLSTIRDADRILVVEAGRIVEQGNHTELLAQRGTYYEMTQA
- a CDS encoding ABC transporter ATP-binding protein, which produces MLLALLRQYIQPYRRLVAVLMALQLVSNLASLYLPTVNAAIIDEGVAKGDTTTIVRLGMVMLGVTALQVLCSIGAVYFGSRTGMGFGRDLRAAIFERVTTFSERETARFGAPTLLTRSTNDVRQIQYLVQITGTVLVTAPIMCLGGIFMAIRQEAALTWLLLVSVPIMAAANYWVMSHMLPLFRRMQGLIDGINRVMRDQLSGVRVVRAFAREDFERDRFARASTALSNTALTAGNWQALMLPVTTLTINVSSVALIWFGGLRIDRGQMQVGSLTAFLAYFTQILMAVLMATMTLVVLPRASVCAERITEVLATHPAVTDPANPRSPRSAITGTVRLQNATFTYPGADRPVLQSISLTALPGTTTAIVGSTGSGKSTLVSLICRLYDVTGGTVSVDGIDVRDYQTERLWSAMGLVPQRGYLFSGTIADNLRYGAAPHQEVTDEQMWEALRVAAADDFVRAHDDGLCMRVAQGGINFSGGQRQRLAIARAVIRRPAIYLFDDSFGALDARTDARVRASLQEMSSDATVIVVTQRISIAAKADQVIVIDNGNLVGAGTHESLLADCATYAEFADSQSVDAVRTGRVGGTP